From a single Dermacentor silvarum isolate Dsil-2018 unplaced genomic scaffold, BIME_Dsil_1.4 Seq642, whole genome shotgun sequence genomic region:
- the LOC119435353 gene encoding uncharacterized protein LOC119435353: protein MKLWVYQIKYRFNLPHHAGSGVTSCSTHFSPSQERNGVVAGSADSLPPRSEQGTEASLAPSGLELLLAAVDCIDGTVPSCATKSPFQEDTHNVTCCSDVDSTSP from the exons ATGAAGCTGTGGGTGTATCAAATTAAATATAGATTTAATCTCCCCCATCATGCAGGTTCTGGTGTGACATCTTGCAGCACACATTTTTCACCATCACAAGAGAGAAATGGTGTTGTTG CTGGCTCTGCTGACAGCTTGCCACCGCGCTCAGAGCAAG GCACAGAGGCATCTTTGGCACCGAGTGGCCTTGAGCTCCTGCTCGCAGCTGTGGACTGCATTGATG GCACTGTGCCCTCTTGCGCAACAAAGTCTCCATTCCAGGAGGACACACATAATGTTACCT GCTGCTCGGATGTAGACTCTACTAGCCCTTAG